From the genome of Deltaproteobacteria bacterium, one region includes:
- a CDS encoding PAS domain S-box protein, giving the protein MDFAPSSAPADQATPACADGRPEQSPVFVHAPNPMILVSPEAVILDINLAGHDLSGKPEMSLIGKRFGEAFDCVNASGNRVCGSSTGCQACPVRQTIAEVLLSGRPVHDLETKVTLIREGTPRRHDVLLSAVPMNQEGHNIVLICLVDITALKRAEQALRAGEEAYRLLVEHQTDLVVKVDSKGRFLFVSPSYCRTFGKTEAELLGREFMPLVHEEDRESTTRGMEALSRPPHTAYVEQRAKTAHGWRWLAWSDTAILNDWGEIEAVIGVGRDITAWKRTEESLRESEERFALAFKSSPAAQVVSDIETGRFIDVNDRWVELLGYSRQEQLGRTSKEVGIWADPTDRDRAVAGLKTKGSFKDRPIEFKTKSGLILSVLWSAETIALGGRQVMLSMIYDDTERKRAEQALRESEERYRLLSDVTMEGIVVHKNGVVVDLNVALARMTGYSREELLGQDILKRSVHEADRDIVRENMVKEYARPYVVRCLRKNGDIFHAELEGRDLQMDGQIFRAAAVRDVTARVMAERALRESEDRFANVMAAINDGIWDWDTQ; this is encoded by the coding sequence ATGGACTTCGCACCATCCTCTGCCCCGGCCGATCAGGCCACTCCCGCCTGCGCCGACGGCCGCCCGGAACAGAGCCCGGTCTTTGTCCATGCCCCCAACCCCATGATCCTGGTCAGTCCCGAGGCCGTCATTCTGGACATCAATCTGGCCGGGCACGACCTGTCCGGAAAGCCGGAAATGTCCCTGATTGGAAAAAGGTTCGGCGAAGCATTCGACTGCGTGAACGCCTCCGGGAACCGGGTCTGCGGATCCTCCACTGGCTGCCAGGCCTGCCCAGTCCGCCAAACCATCGCCGAGGTTCTCCTTTCCGGTCGGCCCGTTCACGATCTGGAAACCAAGGTGACCTTGATCCGGGAAGGGACTCCGAGACGCCATGATGTCCTTCTCTCGGCCGTGCCCATGAACCAGGAAGGTCACAATATCGTCCTTATCTGTCTGGTCGACATCACCGCTCTCAAACGAGCCGAACAGGCCTTGCGGGCCGGAGAGGAGGCATATCGCCTCCTTGTCGAGCACCAGACCGACCTTGTGGTCAAGGTCGATTCCAAGGGCCGGTTTCTCTTCGTCAGTCCCAGCTATTGCCGAACTTTCGGCAAAACCGAGGCTGAGCTGCTGGGCCGAGAGTTCATGCCTCTGGTCCACGAGGAGGATCGGGAATCCACTACCCGGGGCATGGAGGCCCTGTCTCGTCCGCCGCACACGGCCTACGTCGAGCAACGGGCCAAAACTGCCCACGGCTGGCGCTGGCTGGCCTGGTCGGACACGGCCATCCTGAACGACTGGGGCGAGATTGAGGCCGTAATCGGCGTCGGAAGGGACATCACGGCCTGGAAGCGGACCGAGGAGTCCCTGCGAGAAAGCGAGGAACGCTTCGCCCTGGCCTTCAAATCCAGTCCAGCCGCCCAGGTCGTTTCGGACATCGAGACCGGCCGGTTCATTGATGTCAACGATCGATGGGTTGAATTGCTCGGCTACTCCCGGCAGGAACAGCTCGGCCGGACATCCAAGGAAGTCGGCATCTGGGCCGACCCGACCGACCGGGACCGGGCTGTGGCCGGACTCAAGACAAAAGGTTCCTTCAAGGACAGGCCCATCGAGTTCAAAACCAAATCAGGGCTGATTCTCTCGGTCCTCTGGTCGGCCGAGACCATTGCCCTGGGCGGGCGTCAGGTCATGCTGTCCATGATCTACGACGATACCGAGCGCAAGCGTGCCGAGCAGGCTCTGCGGGAGAGCGAGGAACGATACCGGCTTTTGTCGGACGTGACCATGGAGGGCATCGTTGTCCACAAGAACGGTGTGGTCGTCGATCTGAACGTGGCCCTGGCCAGGATGACCGGCTACAGCCGCGAGGAACTCCTCGGCCAAGACATCCTGAAGCGTTCGGTCCATGAGGCCGACCGGGACATCGTCCGCGAAAATATGGTCAAGGAGTACGCCCGGCCCTACGTCGTCCGGTGTCTGAGGAAGAACGGGGACATCTTCCACGCCGAACTCGAGGGCCGCGATTTACAGATGGATGGGCAAATCTTCAGAGCCGCTGCCGTGCGCGACGTCACGGCCAGGGTTATGGCCGAACGGGCCCTACGCGAAAGCGAGGACCGTTTCGCCAACGTCATGGCCGCCATCAACGACGGCATCTGGGACTGGGACACCCAAA
- a CDS encoding HDOD domain-containing protein, whose translation MTTTTPAQFEATESVFVARQPIMDGNMRTWGYELLFRQNAESDTAVITDGNAATSQVIVDGYNMAREWLRNGQKILINYPTDMLIQGAPRVLPPEVAVVEILETVDITPELVDACAELKSEGYVLALDDYIGTPGFEPLLDLVDLVKVDVLGIPRLRLGMILRSLERHRCTLLAERVEDMGTFHMGRGLGCDLFQGFFFSRPELMAGKKLSANERSKLQLLQELGSSDLDLARISKIIQTDLSLSYRLLRYINSPGVGLRHEVKSIAQAVNLLGQRKISAWLRVLILADMNPSPRTHELLFFSLQRARFYELMALSRNGDILPADSMFLFGLLSFLDAILARPMETIVPGLALEPRLTNALLGQDEGLHPWMELSQACECGKWAQADDILVRMGVSPRDTAKHFNAATLWARKFLDMT comes from the coding sequence ATGACCACAACGACGCCCGCCCAATTCGAAGCCACCGAATCGGTCTTCGTGGCCCGCCAGCCCATCATGGACGGGAACATGCGCACCTGGGGCTACGAACTCCTCTTCCGCCAGAATGCCGAGAGCGACACGGCCGTCATCACCGACGGCAACGCGGCCACCTCCCAGGTCATCGTCGACGGCTATAACATGGCCAGGGAATGGCTCCGAAACGGCCAGAAGATTCTCATTAACTACCCAACGGATATGCTTATCCAGGGTGCACCTCGGGTTCTCCCGCCCGAGGTGGCCGTGGTCGAGATCCTGGAAACCGTGGACATCACCCCGGAACTCGTCGACGCCTGCGCCGAGCTCAAATCCGAAGGCTATGTTTTGGCCCTGGACGACTATATCGGCACGCCCGGCTTCGAGCCGCTTCTCGATCTGGTCGATCTGGTTAAGGTCGATGTTCTGGGCATTCCGAGACTCCGCCTGGGAATGATCCTTAGAAGCCTGGAGCGCCATCGCTGCACCCTGCTGGCCGAACGGGTCGAGGACATGGGGACCTTTCACATGGGGCGGGGACTGGGCTGCGACCTCTTTCAGGGCTTCTTCTTCAGCCGACCCGAACTCATGGCCGGCAAGAAGCTCAGCGCCAACGAACGCTCCAAGCTCCAGCTCCTCCAGGAACTCGGCTCTTCGGACCTGGACTTGGCCCGCATCTCCAAAATCATTCAGACCGATCTTTCCCTGAGCTATCGTCTGCTCCGCTACATCAATTCCCCCGGGGTCGGACTGCGTCACGAGGTCAAATCCATCGCCCAGGCCGTTAACCTGCTGGGCCAGCGGAAAATCTCCGCTTGGCTTCGGGTTCTGATCCTGGCCGACATGAACCCCTCGCCCCGGACCCACGAGCTTCTCTTCTTTTCCCTGCAACGAGCCCGATTCTACGAGCTCATGGCCTTGTCCAGGAACGGGGACATCCTGCCCGCCGACTCCATGTTTCTCTTCGGGCTGTTATCCTTTTTGGACGCCATCCTGGCCCGGCCCATGGAGACCATCGTCCCGGGTCTGGCCCTGGAACCCCGCCTGACCAATGCCCTTCTGGGCCAGGACGAGGGCCTCCATCCATGGATGGAATTGTCTCAGGCCTGTGAATGCGGAAAATGGGCCCAGGCCGACGATATCCTCGTCCGGATGGGCGTCTCCCCCAGGGACACGGCCAAACATTTCAATGCGGCCACCTTGTGGGCTAGAAAATTTTTGGATATGACCTGA